The Solenopsis invicta isolate M01_SB chromosome 12, UNIL_Sinv_3.0, whole genome shotgun sequence DNA window atattttgttcactaaacacgtcgcagctatcggtgtaggaacaaaatcgggcaaggtacgaaattgtatacgatttcgattcatcgactcatattaagtcctaagtgcgagtctcgaaaaattggcgtcgtttctaggtattgaacaattaaacattactcgttccgaattttccacgttgtcaaaggaggatttcgaactcctcacgcgcaaaggcgttttttcgtacgagtacgttgatgatgccgaaaagcttttagaaacgcgtttaccaccgcgcgaatctttctacagttcactgagcgggcagacggtatcagagcatgattatgttcatgccgagaacgtatggcaacggttcgcaattgaaacgctgggcgaatacagcgatttatatttgaaaacagatgtcttattattagccgacattttcgaaaactttcgcgacaaaagcatgcagagttacggtttggaccttgcgcattactatacattgccagacgtgggatgcaatgttgaagaaaacgggTATAAAATTCGAGTTGCTTACGGACATAAAAACGCTACTTTACGTGGGACGTGGTATTCGTTGCGGTTTAAGCCagtgttcgggcagatatgcgaagtataataataaatacatgaaatcgtacgatccgtcaaaaccgtcgacttatttgatgtataatgatgtgaataatctatatgggtgggcaatgtgtcaaccgttgccgtacggtgaatttaaatgggtcgaaaacgttgacaatttcgatgttaacgcgatcgcatttgactcgaacaccggatatatactggaagtcgaccttgcatatgagaatcagctgcacgatcgacacagtgacttatcgttttgtccttcgagcgataagcctccagggtcaaggcagaagaaattactagcgacagtgcatgataaaaagcgttacgtcatccactaccgcaatcttcaacagtgcacgcgtcacgggcgtgaatcgtaaaaatacatcgcgtacttcaattcgctcaatccacctggctccgcgattatatagaattaaatatagaGTTTCAAACaaacgcgaaaaatgatttcgagaaaaatctatacatattaatgaataatgcagttttcggtcaaaccatggaaaatgtacgtaatcacgttaatataaaattagtaacgcaatgggaaggccgttacggggcagaAGCCATGATctctgctccgaattttcatagtcgcagcgttttcgcagaatatctggttgccatagagaTGCGTAAACTattggtaaaatttaacaaaccaatatatgtcggtatgtgtattctcgacatttcaaaaatctgcctttacgaatttcactacgattatatgctgccattgtataaagataaatgtaaaatactctatacagacacagacagcctcatctatgtcattgagtgtgacaatgtgtatatggatatgaaacgtaatatcgcgagatacgacacgagcgattatcccgccgACAACGTATAACTTGCTTATCGCAAATAAGaaggttccagggctaatgaaagacgagaattgcggcaagattatgaccgaatttgtagggctaagagcaaaaatgtatgtggtgagagtagaagggaaaaaagatacaaaaaaggcgaaaggtgtaaagaatagcgttgtagaacgaactataacgtttgaagattatacgcgttgcttgcacgacgggatagaaatgactcgtcagcaagcgtgtatacgttcgaagctccacgatgtacacacaatcatagagaaaaagattgctctcagtccgttcgatgacaagcgttacatcttgcctgattctactgaaacattgccttggggacattggcgtatactatcgtaatacatttttatacgttttaataCTTTACTTATAACATTTTGTAGTACTATAAGAcaattaatgcgatgcttattactaatttaagttgaTTCTGCGTGACTGATTAAACAATATGttatataacaatgtaagttgataatatttcgtgacttaatattattataacaataaaaggtgatacttttgtgtgacttattgtaaaaaaaaatgaaaggcgacaattttgcgtgacttattattataataacatttaatgtagattaattttgcgtGACTTAGTACGAGTACATTCTTTCCGCTCTTTTGTATACGTTTGTGTATATTTAACGTTGCTTTGAATACATTTATATcgtttttacaatgttttttcttacaaatatatgtgtgtataaaatcaaacaacGTCTCTTTTGtatatccacgaattatgcgattcatcgaatcccagccatttcacgtagactttatctcctttctttctcaaaattttctcaataaggaaaacgtccggatacttcgcttgatgtaattcatgttcGTAGAAAGCGCCTGCGATgctttttccacgataatcttCGAGGAGGTATGTGACGGGGTTCGTTCTTTGCACTTTAACAatcgtaaacacctcggtggtccaatttggtgtaaagtttttttcaaaaattgtcttgtgcttgctcacgcgtaccttaGCTCCGACCTTGAATTTTGCAGGAGCAGCGATCTTAACGTGACTATACACGGTGTTCAACAGCTTTTTAGCCGACGCCGGCGTTACATCCACAGGTCGCATGCTTATCGTTCTATGCAGCGTGTCGTTGTATTTGGATatcagacgcggcagctcgtcgACCCACTTGTAAGATCCTTGCAACGTAAACATCTTCCACATCTTATCtttcaaagttctattgaagcgctcgattatcgatgcttttaacaccgaatacgtggaataatgattaatttggTGTTTTCTCAAGAGTTTCTGCACATCGGCGTTGTAAAACTCtttgcccatatccgtttgcaagttGCGTGGACATTTTCCGCTCTTCCAAATTATCTCGGCGATGACGTCAGCCGTCTTTTTTCCGCTCTTACTCTTCATCCCTACTGCCCATGCGAATTTGTTCAGCGCATCGATCGCGGTAAGTATATAATGATGACCTCTGTTAATATTCGAATACGGACGCATCTTGACGATATCCGCTTGCCACAAGtcgtcgaatcctttgattataacacgtcttcgtAGAAAATGTCTTCGAGCAGATGCATGCAATTCCTCGACGAGGCGTCGTCTCTCGGAGCTAATTCTCTTCATGTTATCGATGTGTAAACTCGTGATGTAATGTATATCAGctttgtttattttctatcatccttcAGTAACCATTCCTTGTCTTCCGGtctctgtcgattagataatttttcatactcattctttaCCCGGTCTACAACCGTTCGATATCCATCCTTTACACGGTCTTGAGTCTTTTCATAACGATCCTGAGCCGCGTGATATTTATCCGTTAACCGTTCTTGaaccgtccgatttttatttaagaaccgtTCGAAATCATTCGTCAGACGTTCGTACTCGTCTTTGCGACGTTCCTCCTTGCCACTCATTTTTTAACACAATGCTCgtacgtccttctcaaacaaagtCAGTCTCTCGTCTGACTCCTTTTGCGGGTACacgatttaattgataataatgcCGGCCTCACGAAGTTTCTCGATAATGGACAGCATCTCGTTGCCATGAGCGTCGTTGTCCGCTCTATATGAAGCTTCGAGTAATCGTAATCGATCCACTATCTCGTTgagatcgtcccagtgcacgtaatcgatcttattatcgtttagtatcatagcgcgaggtattcccttttcggatttattctttctctttggtgtagatttatttgacatcaatggcgcaatcacgtatttatacttgtatcctctgttgccccgtagtcgactctgcgcggtaaaattttttctatgtacgtttgtagccaacaatatgctcttgtacttttgcaaatcgtcctccttatagagaaaatcatcgagcaatctcttaaaaatcaactcataaagaccgggtgtgccaacgtatcgcacgccatcgataataatgttatcattgatgtccacatcaaactttttattaccaagcatcatttcgtccctgtcgagacgaacgccatATATGGTGTCTATACTTTTCTCCGATTCACCACCGCTGAGGAACTCGCCGATTTTTGACCGAGCGGACCCAAATGTtgcgacaacgtttttcgaccttccaacgtttgcatctgatgttgaacagttgttccgaatgaatcgtctgtggtttcgaagacGTCCTCGAGAACCTTATTCGTTGATTTTGCTGCTCCAATCGTAGGTGTTTTTGTCGACGGTCCTGGCGATTCTATCATTGTAGAATGAAGCACAGGTGAATCCAACGCGACGTTAGAACGTTTCCTTTCTCCCGatggtaattttgaatatttatgagatgctccatcatcgtcgtcgtcgtcgtcgctatccctgtgttttttcttagtatgtttcgacttttcctccttgatatctttaacctctctcttaatcggctgggattcctcgacaatctgtttcagaggttcgatgataggcttgaaacgtctctccatcgcgATATCCTCCTCGATTTTACCGGTGCGCGATGCTTCTTGCGGATAGCCTGGCTcgtcttttcaatttctttcgcgagtttctcgcgattacgtatattagccatgatgaacgtctctgttcaaggtatcgagaacaactaatcgttttgcggtactgcaaactcgttaaatcctcttCTGTATTGTCCATTAGTGAGCGAgctatccttgtctatcactagaaatccgtatTCGCGCTGCCAACAATCACGGCACAATgcgcaaaattcgtcgtacgacatgtcggtgttcacGTGGTCATTGTAAACGTGTCTcaagttggtaccatcctgtttaaacaggattaggagattggcattatcgcgaatcagatgtttcggtatcgcgtacgtttgacaaagataaaagcagtcgactgaagagtggcggcccattgaaaagtattctctgatcGCATCTTGCGTATTGCAACATCGTCGAAGACGAAAATCGAATTCGGACGAGCCTCGATTGGCGGAACGACATCGCTATTATTTGAGAACGTAAAGTATCCAATTTCGTCGATCGATGTCAaaaga harbors:
- the LOC120359074 gene encoding uncharacterized protein LOC120359074; this encodes MKRISSERRRLVEELHASARRHFLRRRVIIKGFDDLWQADIVKMRPYSNINRGHHYILTAIDALNKFAWAVGMKSKSGKKTADVIAEIIWKSGKCPRNLQTDMGKEFYNADVQKLLRKHQINHYSTTLKDKMWKMFTLQGSYKWVDELPRLISKYNDTLHRTISMRPVDVTPASAKKLLNTVYSHVKIAAPAKFKVGAKYYKML